The Deltaproteobacteria bacterium genome segment CCCCCCCCCGCCCCCTCCCCCGCCCCCCCCCCCCCCCCCCCCCCCCCCCCCCCCCCCCCCCCCCCGCGATCCTCCACCACATACCCCACACCCTTCACCGTGTGGATCAGCTTCCTCTCGAACGGCTTGTCCACTTTGTTCCGCAGATTGTTCACGTGTACATCGATCGCGTTCGAGAACGAATCGAACCCATCCCCCCACACGCGCTCCACGATCATCTGCCGCGACACCACGCTCCCCTCGTGCCGCATCAGGTACGCGAGTAGGTCGAACTCGCGAGGTGTCAGGGCGACCACCTTGCCCCCGCGCCGGACCTGGTGCGCGCTCACGTCGAGCGCGAGTTCCGCGATCTGCATGCGGTTCGCGAGCGGACGCTCGCGGCGGCGCACGAGCGCACGGATGCGTGCGAGCAACTCCGCGAGCGCGAA includes the following:
- a CDS encoding response regulator transcription factor, whose protein sequence is MKILYVEDDAEARELIARFLGENGLTVETAPDGRRGLERALGRAYDALVLDVKLPGMDGFQLIQKIRAANVTTPVLCLTALGEVASRVRGLELGADDYLAKPFALAELLARIRALVRRRERPLANRMQIAELALDVSAHQVRRGGKVVALTPREFDLLAYLMRHEGSVVSRQMIVERVWGDGFDSFSNAIDVHVNNLRNKVDKPFERKLIHTVKGVGYVVEDRGGGGGGGGGGGGGGAGEGAGGG